A genomic region of Notamacropus eugenii isolate mMacEug1 chromosome 3, mMacEug1.pri_v2, whole genome shotgun sequence contains the following coding sequences:
- the ANKRD33 gene encoding photoreceptor ankyrin repeat protein, with the protein MVACYKGFDRIVVLLSHCPFLDVNQQDKEGNTALMLAAQAGHITLVNYLLNYYPGLDLDRRDSRGLTALMKASVQGRSDCVAALLMSGADLTAVDPARGKTALEWAALTDSFETVVRIRQLSQHPRVEQLSRHYQLEWPALAGLVAQAQTNLTPSFLERLQSAFSLPFPQPPQEGGVLDHLVRVTTSLASPFIVTACHTLCPDLPPELGRLRPSVPELEGTVPPQPQTPSVSQPPSSQQVLVPYQRPSGVLSLCPDWLLAKDSRISKTQVPKIHLTKARSQFGQWKWNSTPTGHQGLVPPSWHYQKLREERKLAEARGKKT; encoded by the exons ATGGTCGCCTGCTACAAGGGATTTGACCGTATAGTGGTGCTGCTCAGTCACTGCCCCTTCCTCGATGTCAATCAGCAGGACAAAGAAGGAAACACAGCCCTCATGCTGGCTGCCCAGGCAG GACATATCACCCTGGTGAATTACCTGCTGAACTACTACCCTGGTCTGGACCTGGATCGCAGAGACAGCAGAGGTCTGACAGCTCTGATGAAGGCTTCGGTGCAGGGCCGCTCAGATTGTGTGGCTGCCCTCCTCATGTCAG gtGCTGACCTGACAGCCGTGGACCCAGCTCGTGGCAAGACAGCTTTGGAATGGGCAGCCCTGACAGATAGCTTTGAGACTGTGGTAAGGATCCGTCAGCTGAGCCAGCATCCCCGAGTTGAGCAGCTGAGTAGGCACTACCAGCTTGAGTGGCCTGCCCTGGCTGGGCTTGTGGCTCAGGCCCAGACCAATCTCACGCCATCCTTCTTGGAGAGACTCCAGAGTGCCTTcagccttcccttcccccaacccccccaGGAGGGTGGTGTCCTGGATCACCTGGTGAGAGTAACCACGAGTCTGGCCAGCCCCTTCATTGTCACTGCCTGCCACACTCTTTGCCCAGACCTCCCACCTGAACTGGGAAGGCTTCGTCCATCTGTGCCAGAGCTTGAGGGCACAGTACCTCCACAACCCCAAACCCCAAGTGTCTCCCAGCCTCCTTCCAGCCAACAGGTCCTAGTTCCATACCAGAGGCCATCAGGGGTGTTGAGCCTGTGTCCAGATTGGTTGCTAGCTAAGGATAGTAGGATCTCTAAGACACAGGTCCCCAAAATCCACCTCACCAAGGCCCGATCCCAATTTGGTCAATGGAAGTGGAATTCAACACCTACAGGACATCAAGGACTGGTACCCCCTTCCTGGCACTACCAGAAActcagggaggaaaggaaattgGCAGAGGCAAGAGGCAAGAAGACCTAA